In one Komagataeibacter sp. FNDCR2 genomic region, the following are encoded:
- the cobG gene encoding precorrin-3B synthase, protein MTVPPGIRGWCPGLHTPMEAADGWLVRVRPPLGRLSTAQARHIARAARQYGNGLIELTSRGNLQLRGLTPDSARAFARDMGNAGLASADAATEARRGLLLSPLAGIDPQAAPDAPDVIRALDAALAGADTLRGLPAKFLIAVDCGGYVPAGTLRADIVARAEGGGWLVACGDRACSCAGAEVAAIVLSLAHALAAMEPPARTVRDPARARAAFARAGLLDATRPAPATGPHAPPLAGPLPGHAMGAVLPPGPIDASVLEAVARWADSAGNGHMRIGPWRTVVLEDCAAPPPVDALITRADDPRLRVWACIGARGCACAARDVVADAMDLAPDLPDGVSLHVSGCTKGCAHPARADITLVAQAQGYALCPHGRADDTPVDIGLSLAQIHPIVRGWTPQHQDTTPRNGRTGPA, encoded by the coding sequence ATGACCGTACCCCCCGGCATACGCGGCTGGTGCCCCGGCCTGCACACCCCCATGGAGGCCGCCGATGGCTGGCTGGTGCGCGTGCGCCCGCCGCTGGGCCGCCTGTCCACCGCGCAGGCCCGCCACATCGCACGGGCGGCCCGCCAGTATGGCAACGGGCTGATCGAACTGACCAGCCGGGGCAACCTGCAACTGCGCGGCCTGACCCCCGACAGCGCGCGCGCCTTCGCCCGCGACATGGGCAATGCCGGGCTGGCCAGCGCAGATGCCGCGACCGAGGCGCGGCGTGGCCTGCTGCTCTCCCCTCTGGCCGGGATCGACCCACAGGCCGCGCCGGACGCGCCAGATGTCATCCGCGCGCTGGATGCCGCCCTTGCCGGCGCCGATACGTTACGCGGCCTGCCCGCCAAGTTCCTGATCGCGGTCGATTGCGGCGGGTATGTCCCGGCGGGCACGCTGCGGGCGGATATCGTGGCGCGGGCCGAGGGCGGCGGCTGGCTGGTGGCGTGTGGGGATCGGGCCTGTTCCTGCGCGGGCGCGGAAGTCGCCGCCATCGTCCTGTCGCTGGCCCATGCGCTCGCGGCCATGGAACCCCCGGCGCGCACCGTGCGCGATCCGGCGCGGGCACGCGCGGCCTTCGCCCGCGCCGGGCTGCTGGACGCCACCCGTCCCGCCCCGGCCACAGGCCCGCATGCGCCCCCGCTGGCCGGTCCCCTGCCCGGCCACGCCATGGGCGCGGTCCTGCCCCCCGGCCCGATCGACGCCAGCGTGCTCGAAGCCGTGGCGCGATGGGCCGACAGCGCGGGCAACGGGCATATGCGCATCGGCCCGTGGCGCACGGTCGTGCTGGAAGACTGCGCGGCCCCACCCCCCGTTGACGCCCTCATCACCCGCGCGGACGACCCGCGCCTGCGCGTATGGGCGTGCATCGGCGCGCGGGGCTGCGCATGCGCCGCACGCGACGTGGTGGCGGACGCGATGGATCTGGCGCCCGACCTGCCCGATGGGGTCAGCCTGCATGTTTCGGGCTGCACCAAGGGATGCGCCCACCCGGCGCGCGCCGACATCACGCTGGTGGCGCAGGCGCAGGGCTATGCCCTGTGCCCGCATGGCCGGGCGGACGATACGCCTGTAGACATCGGGCTTTCACTGGCACAGATACATCCGATCGTGCGGGGCTGGACCCCGCAGCATCAGGACACCACGCCACGGAACGGGAGAACTGGACCGGCATGA